The Ciconia boyciana chromosome 2, ASM3463844v1, whole genome shotgun sequence genome has a segment encoding these proteins:
- the NOS3 gene encoding nitric oxide synthase 3 isoform X2, giving the protein MFSFLCTHIQYATNRGNIRSAITIFPQRTPGRGDFRIWNTQLIRYAGYRQPDGSVRGDPANVDITELCVHHGWTPGGGRFDVLPLLLQGPEEPPELFPLPPELVLEVPLQHPTLEWFGELGLRWYALPAVSNMLLEIGGLEFPAAPFNGWYMSSEIGTRNLCDSQRYNLLPEVALRMGLDTRTTSSLWKDKAAVEVNVAVLHSYQVAKVTIVDHHAATESFVKHMENELRTRGGCPADWVWIVPPISGSLTPVFHQEMVNYQLCPTFRYQPDAWKVYVSKGTTVTRRKTFKEVANAVKISAKLMGHMMARRVKATILYATETGKSRTYAWNLCQLFRRAFDPKVLCMDEYDVVSLEHETLVLVVTSTFGNGDPPECAESFSKALMEMTSPYTSTSQAEPPKSYKLRFNSVSQSDQLVASWKKKRRQLSNTDSAGTLGALRFSVFGLGSRAYPHFCAFARAVDTRLEELGGERVLPMGEGDELCAQEESFHTWARLVFQAACETFCVGDGAAGAEELFAPPQGWKRHRHRLVGQPQATETLAGLSHLHKRRVFPCTVLSVENLQSEESSRATLLVRLGSAGQAELRYQPGDHLGVFPATRPERVRGLLGRVQDPPPPEQPVLVESLEGEPGGRSPGDRAWVPQSRLPPCTLGQALTFFLDVATPPSPRLLRLLATLAREPAQRQRLQQLSQDARLYEDWKWFRCPTLLEVLEEFPSVELPASLLLTQLPLLQPRYYSISSAPGPSPGEIHLTVAVVTYHSENGQGPLHYGVCSTWLARLQPGDTVPAFIRGAPSFRLPPAPEAPCVLVGPGTGVAPFRSFWQQRLHHLRSGGGPLGSMVLVFGCRSSALDHIYRQEMQEAQERGALSQVLTAFSREPGTPKTYVQDVLRTQLAAEVHRVLCQSGGHMYVCGDVTMATEVLQTVQHILVQQAGMTLGQAGDFISELRDKNRYHEDIFGLTFRTQEVAFRIRSQSFSMQERRQPGPAP; this is encoded by the exons ATGTTCAGCTTCCTCTGCACCCACATCCAGTACGCCACCAACCGCGGCAACATTCG gtCGGCCATCACCATCTTCCCCCAGCGGACGCCGGGCCGGGGCGATTTCCGCATCTGGAACACGCAGCTGATCCGCTACGCCGGGTACCGGCAGCCCGACGGCTCCGTGCGGGGGGACCCGGCCAACGTCGACATCACGGAG CTCTGCGTCCACCACGGCTGGacccccggcggcggccgcttCGAcgtgctgccgctgctgctgcagggccccGAGGAGCCCCCCGAGCTCTTCCCCCTCCCGCCGGAGCTGGTCCTCGAGGtgcccctccagcaccccac GCTGGAGTGGTtcggggagctggggctgcggTGGTACGCGCTGCCGGCCGTCTCCAACATGCTGCTGGAGATCGGGGGGCTGGAGTTCCCGGCGGCCCCCTTCAACGGCTGGTACATGAGCAGCGAGATCGGCACCAGGAACCTCTGCGACAGCCAGCGCTACAACCTGCTGCCG GAGGTGGCCCTGCGCATGGGGCTGGACACACGGACGACCTCGTCCCTCTGGAAGGACAAGGCGGCGGTGGAGGTGAACGTCGCCGTGCTGCACAGCTACCAG GTGGCCAAGGTGACGATCGTGGACCACCACGCGGCCACCGAGTCCTTCGTGAAGCACATGGAGAACGAGCTGCGGACGCGGGGGGGGTGTCCGGCCGACTGGGTCTGGATCGTGCCCCCCATCTCGGGCAGCCTCACCCCCGTCTTCCACCAGGAGATGGTCAACTACCAGCTCTGCCCCACCTTCCGCTACCAG CCCGACGCCTGGAAGGTCTACGTCTCCAAAGGCACCACCGTCACCAGGAGAAAGACCTTCAAGGAGGTGGCCAA cgcGGTGAAGATCTCAGCGAAGCTGATGGGACACATGATGGCACGCCGCGTCAAGGCCACCATCCTCTACGCCACCGAGACCGGCAAATCCCGGACCTACGCCTGGAACCTCTGCCAGCTCTTCCGACGCGCCTTTGACCCCAag GTGCTGTGCATGGACGAGTACGACGTGGTGTCCCTGGAGCACGAGAccctggtgctggtggtgaCCAGCACCTTTGGCAATGGGGACCCCCCCGAGTGTGCggag AGCTTCTCCAAGGCGCTGATGGAGATGACCTCGCCCTACACCAGCACCTCCCAGGCTGAGCCGCCCAA GAGCTACAAGCTGCGGTTCAACAGCGTCTCGCAGTCGGACCAGCTCGTCGCCTCCTGGAAGAAGAAGCGGCGGCAGCTGAGCAACACCGACAGCGCCGGCACACTGGGCGCCCTGCG GTTCTCGGTGTTCGGGCTGGGCTCGCGGGCGTACCCCCACTTCTGCGCCTTCGCCCGGGCGGTGGACACgcggctggaggagctggggggcgAGCGGGTCCTGCCCATGGGCGAGGGCGACGAGCTCTGCGCCCAGGAGGAGTCCTTCCACACGTGGGCCCGCCTCGTCTTCCAG gcCGCCTGCGAGACCTTCTGCGTgggggacggggcggcgggggccgagGAGCTCTTcgcccccccccagggctggaAGCGCCATAGGCACCGGCTGGTCGGGCAGCCCCAGGCCACAGAGACCCTGGCCG ggctgtcccaccTGCACAAGCGCCGGGTGTTCCCCTGCACGGTGCTTTCCGTGGAGAACCTGCAGAGCGAGGAGTCCAG CCGGGCCACGCTGCTGGTGCGGCTGGGCTCGGCGGGGCAGGCGGAGCTGCGGTACCAGCCCGGGGACCACCTCGGCGTCTTCCCCGCCACCCGGCCCGAGCGGGtgcgggggctgctggggcggGTGCaggaccccccgccccccgagcAGCCCGTCCTGGTGGAGAGCCTGGAGGGGGAGCCCGGCGGTAGGAGcccgggggacaggg CCTGGGTGCCGCAGAGCCGCCTGCCCCCCTGCACCCTGGGCCAGGCCCTCACCTTCTTCCTGGACGTGGCgacccccccgagcccccggcTCCTGCGGCTCCTGGCCACGCTGGCGCGGGAGCCGGCCCAGCGGCAGcgcctgcagcagctcagccag GACGCCCGGCTGTACGAGGACTGGAAGTGGTTCCGGTGCCCCACgctgctggaggtgctggaggagtTCCCCTCGGTGGAGCTGCcggcctccctgctgctcaccCAGCTGCCGCTGCTCCAGCCGCGCTACTACTCCATCAGCTCCGcgcccggccccagccccggcgagATCCACCTCACCGTGGCCGTCGTCACCTACCACAGCGAGA ATGGGCAGGGCCCCCTGCACTACGGCGTCTGCTCCACGTGGCTGGCGCGGCTGCAGCCCGGGGACACGGTGCCGGCCTTCATCCGCGG GGCCCCCTCGTTccggctgccgcccgcccccgaGGCCCCCTGCGTCCTGGTGGGACCCGGCACCGGCGTCGCGCCCTTCCGCAGCTTCTGGCAGCAGCGGCTGCACCACCTGCGGAGCGGAG GCGGCCCCCTGGGCAGCATGGTGCTGGTGTTCGGCTGCCGCTCCTCCGCGCTGGACCACATCTACCGGCAGGAGATGCAGGAGGCGCAGGAGCGGGGGGCCCTCAGCCAGGTCCTCACCGCCTTCTCCCGCGAGCCGGGGACCCCCAAG ACCTACGTGCAGGACGTGCTGCGGACGCAGCTGGCCGCGGAGGTGCACCGGGTGCTGTGCCAGAGCGGCGGGCACATGTACGTCTGCGGGGACGTGACGATGGCCACCGAGGTGCTGCAGACGGTGCAGCACATCCTGGTGCAGCAGGCCGGCATGACgctggggcaggcgggggaCTTCATCAGCGAGCTGCGG GACAAGAACCGCTACCACGAGGACATCTTCGGCCTCACCTTCCGCACGCAGGAGGTGGCCTTCCGCATCCGCAGCCAGTCCTTCTCCATGCAGGAGCGCCGGcagccgggcccggcccccTGA
- the NOS3 gene encoding nitric oxide synthase 3 isoform X1, which translates to MFSFLCTHIQYATNRGNIRSAITIFPQRTPGRGDFRIWNTQLIRYAGYRQPDGSVRGDPANVDITELCVHHGWTPGGGRFDVLPLLLQGPEEPPELFPLPPELVLEVPLQHPTLEWFGELGLRWYALPAVSNMLLEIGGLEFPAAPFNGWYMSSEIGTRNLCDSQRYNLLPEVALRMGLDTRTTSSLWKDKAAVEVNVAVLHSYQVAKVTIVDHHAATESFVKHMENELRTRGGCPADWVWIVPPISGSLTPVFHQEMVNYQLCPTFRYQPDAWKVYVSKGTTVTRRKTFKEVANAVKISAKLMGHMMARRVKATILYATETGKSRTYAWNLCQLFRRAFDPKVLCMDEYDVVSLEHETLVLVVTSTFGNGDPPECAESFSKALMEMTSPYTSTSQAEPPKSYKLRFNSVSQSDQLVASWKKKRRQLSNTDSAGTLGALRFSVFGLGSRAYPHFCAFARAVDTRLEELGGERVLPMGEGDELCAQEESFHTWARLVFQAACETFCVGDGAAGAEELFAPPQGWKRHRHRLVGQPQATETLAGLSHLHKRRVFPCTVLSVENLQSEESSRATLLVRLGSAGQAELRYQPGDHLGVFPATRPERVRGLLGRVQDPPPPEQPVLVESLEGEPGGGCPPWVPQSRLPPCTLGQALTFFLDVATPPSPRLLRLLATLAREPAQRQRLQQLSQDARLYEDWKWFRCPTLLEVLEEFPSVELPASLLLTQLPLLQPRYYSISSAPGPSPGEIHLTVAVVTYHSENGQGPLHYGVCSTWLARLQPGDTVPAFIRGAPSFRLPPAPEAPCVLVGPGTGVAPFRSFWQQRLHHLRSGGGPLGSMVLVFGCRSSALDHIYRQEMQEAQERGALSQVLTAFSREPGTPKTYVQDVLRTQLAAEVHRVLCQSGGHMYVCGDVTMATEVLQTVQHILVQQAGMTLGQAGDFISELRDKNRYHEDIFGLTFRTQEVAFRIRSQSFSMQERRQPGPAP; encoded by the exons ATGTTCAGCTTCCTCTGCACCCACATCCAGTACGCCACCAACCGCGGCAACATTCG gtCGGCCATCACCATCTTCCCCCAGCGGACGCCGGGCCGGGGCGATTTCCGCATCTGGAACACGCAGCTGATCCGCTACGCCGGGTACCGGCAGCCCGACGGCTCCGTGCGGGGGGACCCGGCCAACGTCGACATCACGGAG CTCTGCGTCCACCACGGCTGGacccccggcggcggccgcttCGAcgtgctgccgctgctgctgcagggccccGAGGAGCCCCCCGAGCTCTTCCCCCTCCCGCCGGAGCTGGTCCTCGAGGtgcccctccagcaccccac GCTGGAGTGGTtcggggagctggggctgcggTGGTACGCGCTGCCGGCCGTCTCCAACATGCTGCTGGAGATCGGGGGGCTGGAGTTCCCGGCGGCCCCCTTCAACGGCTGGTACATGAGCAGCGAGATCGGCACCAGGAACCTCTGCGACAGCCAGCGCTACAACCTGCTGCCG GAGGTGGCCCTGCGCATGGGGCTGGACACACGGACGACCTCGTCCCTCTGGAAGGACAAGGCGGCGGTGGAGGTGAACGTCGCCGTGCTGCACAGCTACCAG GTGGCCAAGGTGACGATCGTGGACCACCACGCGGCCACCGAGTCCTTCGTGAAGCACATGGAGAACGAGCTGCGGACGCGGGGGGGGTGTCCGGCCGACTGGGTCTGGATCGTGCCCCCCATCTCGGGCAGCCTCACCCCCGTCTTCCACCAGGAGATGGTCAACTACCAGCTCTGCCCCACCTTCCGCTACCAG CCCGACGCCTGGAAGGTCTACGTCTCCAAAGGCACCACCGTCACCAGGAGAAAGACCTTCAAGGAGGTGGCCAA cgcGGTGAAGATCTCAGCGAAGCTGATGGGACACATGATGGCACGCCGCGTCAAGGCCACCATCCTCTACGCCACCGAGACCGGCAAATCCCGGACCTACGCCTGGAACCTCTGCCAGCTCTTCCGACGCGCCTTTGACCCCAag GTGCTGTGCATGGACGAGTACGACGTGGTGTCCCTGGAGCACGAGAccctggtgctggtggtgaCCAGCACCTTTGGCAATGGGGACCCCCCCGAGTGTGCggag AGCTTCTCCAAGGCGCTGATGGAGATGACCTCGCCCTACACCAGCACCTCCCAGGCTGAGCCGCCCAA GAGCTACAAGCTGCGGTTCAACAGCGTCTCGCAGTCGGACCAGCTCGTCGCCTCCTGGAAGAAGAAGCGGCGGCAGCTGAGCAACACCGACAGCGCCGGCACACTGGGCGCCCTGCG GTTCTCGGTGTTCGGGCTGGGCTCGCGGGCGTACCCCCACTTCTGCGCCTTCGCCCGGGCGGTGGACACgcggctggaggagctggggggcgAGCGGGTCCTGCCCATGGGCGAGGGCGACGAGCTCTGCGCCCAGGAGGAGTCCTTCCACACGTGGGCCCGCCTCGTCTTCCAG gcCGCCTGCGAGACCTTCTGCGTgggggacggggcggcgggggccgagGAGCTCTTcgcccccccccagggctggaAGCGCCATAGGCACCGGCTGGTCGGGCAGCCCCAGGCCACAGAGACCCTGGCCG ggctgtcccaccTGCACAAGCGCCGGGTGTTCCCCTGCACGGTGCTTTCCGTGGAGAACCTGCAGAGCGAGGAGTCCAG CCGGGCCACGCTGCTGGTGCGGCTGGGCTCGGCGGGGCAGGCGGAGCTGCGGTACCAGCCCGGGGACCACCTCGGCGTCTTCCCCGCCACCCGGCCCGAGCGGGtgcgggggctgctggggcggGTGCaggaccccccgccccccgagcAGCCCGTCCTGGTGGAGAGCCTGGAGGGGGAGCCCGGCG GCGGGTGCCCGCCCTGGGTGCCGCAGAGCCGCCTGCCCCCCTGCACCCTGGGCCAGGCCCTCACCTTCTTCCTGGACGTGGCgacccccccgagcccccggcTCCTGCGGCTCCTGGCCACGCTGGCGCGGGAGCCGGCCCAGCGGCAGcgcctgcagcagctcagccag GACGCCCGGCTGTACGAGGACTGGAAGTGGTTCCGGTGCCCCACgctgctggaggtgctggaggagtTCCCCTCGGTGGAGCTGCcggcctccctgctgctcaccCAGCTGCCGCTGCTCCAGCCGCGCTACTACTCCATCAGCTCCGcgcccggccccagccccggcgagATCCACCTCACCGTGGCCGTCGTCACCTACCACAGCGAGA ATGGGCAGGGCCCCCTGCACTACGGCGTCTGCTCCACGTGGCTGGCGCGGCTGCAGCCCGGGGACACGGTGCCGGCCTTCATCCGCGG GGCCCCCTCGTTccggctgccgcccgcccccgaGGCCCCCTGCGTCCTGGTGGGACCCGGCACCGGCGTCGCGCCCTTCCGCAGCTTCTGGCAGCAGCGGCTGCACCACCTGCGGAGCGGAG GCGGCCCCCTGGGCAGCATGGTGCTGGTGTTCGGCTGCCGCTCCTCCGCGCTGGACCACATCTACCGGCAGGAGATGCAGGAGGCGCAGGAGCGGGGGGCCCTCAGCCAGGTCCTCACCGCCTTCTCCCGCGAGCCGGGGACCCCCAAG ACCTACGTGCAGGACGTGCTGCGGACGCAGCTGGCCGCGGAGGTGCACCGGGTGCTGTGCCAGAGCGGCGGGCACATGTACGTCTGCGGGGACGTGACGATGGCCACCGAGGTGCTGCAGACGGTGCAGCACATCCTGGTGCAGCAGGCCGGCATGACgctggggcaggcgggggaCTTCATCAGCGAGCTGCGG GACAAGAACCGCTACCACGAGGACATCTTCGGCCTCACCTTCCGCACGCAGGAGGTGGCCTTCCGCATCCGCAGCCAGTCCTTCTCCATGCAGGAGCGCCGGcagccgggcccggcccccTGA